The Sediminitomix flava genome includes a window with the following:
- the glgP gene encoding alpha-glucan family phosphorylase, which translates to MKLFDKNYKHPYAYDPKYKKRAVYFSMEFAIDQPFKIYSGGLGFLAGSHMRSAYELKQNLIGIGVLWKYGYYDQVRKGDQSMDALFQEKIYSFLEDTNIKFTIEVHGHPVWVTAKYLAPEVFDTVPMFFLSTDLPENDYLAQSICHRLYDADQQAKIAQYILLGVGGAKLLDELEYGAEVYHLNEAHALPAAFHLYSKYKSLDEVKKRLVFTTHTPEEAGNEKHDINLLYKLGYFCGLTVEEVKQLAGLNTSEFSHSLVALRMSRLSNGVSALHGEVSREMWGKYDNICPIISITNAQNRKYWADEALYRYMERNEDDKLVARKKYLKAKLFETVADQTGNLLDPDALTIVWARRFAAYKRADLITEDRERFERIISNTDKKVQIIWAGKPYPQDLGAISVFNHLVHLTKKYHNCTVLVGYELKLSRKLKQGADIWLNNPRVPREASGTSGMTASMNGAINFSTDDGWIPEFANGENAFVIPRPDLSRPVFEQDEHDMNHLLDTLEHQILPMYYDRPEEWVTMMKNSMRDVLPYFDSNRMAYQYYEKLYNGQS; encoded by the coding sequence ATGAAACTTTTTGACAAAAATTATAAGCATCCATACGCTTACGACCCGAAGTATAAAAAAAGAGCTGTTTATTTCAGTATGGAATTTGCAATTGACCAGCCATTTAAAATCTATTCAGGTGGTCTAGGATTCTTAGCCGGTTCTCACATGAGAAGTGCATACGAATTAAAGCAAAACCTAATCGGTATCGGGGTACTATGGAAATATGGTTACTATGACCAAGTTAGAAAAGGTGATCAGTCAATGGATGCTCTTTTCCAAGAGAAAATCTATAGTTTCCTAGAAGATACAAATATCAAATTTACAATAGAGGTTCACGGTCATCCAGTTTGGGTTACTGCTAAGTATTTGGCACCTGAGGTGTTTGATACAGTACCTATGTTCTTCTTGAGTACAGACCTTCCAGAAAATGATTATTTAGCACAGTCGATCTGTCATAGACTATACGATGCCGATCAACAAGCTAAGATTGCGCAATATATTCTTTTGGGAGTAGGTGGAGCAAAACTTCTTGATGAGTTGGAATATGGTGCTGAAGTTTATCACTTGAATGAAGCTCATGCTCTTCCTGCTGCTTTCCATCTTTATTCTAAGTACAAGAGCTTAGATGAAGTTAAAAAGCGTTTGGTATTTACAACGCATACTCCAGAAGAAGCTGGTAACGAAAAGCATGATATTAATCTACTTTATAAGTTAGGTTACTTCTGCGGTTTGACTGTTGAAGAGGTAAAACAATTGGCAGGCTTAAATACTTCGGAATTTAGTCACTCTTTAGTAGCTCTTCGTATGTCTCGTTTATCAAATGGGGTGTCGGCTTTACATGGTGAAGTTTCTAGAGAGATGTGGGGTAAATATGACAACATCTGTCCAATTATCTCAATTACAAATGCTCAAAACAGAAAGTATTGGGCTGATGAGGCACTTTACAGATATATGGAGCGTAATGAGGACGATAAGCTTGTTGCTCGTAAAAAATATTTAAAAGCTAAATTATTTGAGACAGTTGCTGATCAAACAGGTAACCTACTTGATCCTGATGCTTTGACTATTGTTTGGGCAAGAAGGTTTGCTGCCTATAAGCGTGCTGATCTTATCACAGAAGATAGAGAGCGTTTCGAAAGAATCATCAGTAACACAGATAAAAAAGTACAAATCATTTGGGCAGGAAAACCTTACCCTCAAGATTTGGGTGCTATTAGCGTATTCAACCACTTGGTTCATTTAACTAAAAAATACCATAACTGTACTGTATTGGTAGGTTATGAGTTGAAACTTTCTAGAAAGCTGAAGCAAGGAGCTGATATTTGGTTGAACAACCCTAGAGTACCAAGAGAAGCTTCAGGTACTTCTGGTATGACAGCATCAATGAATGGAGCGATCAACTTCTCAACTGATGATGGTTGGATTCCAGAATTTGCAAATGGTGAAAATGCTTTTGTTATCCCTAGACCTGACTTGAGCAGACCTGTTTTCGAACAAGATGAGCATGATATGAATCACCTTCTTGACACATTGGAGCACCAAATCCTTCCAATGTATTATGATAGACCTGAAGAGTGGGTTACGATGATGAAGAACAGTATGCGTGATGTATTGCCTTACTTCGATTCTAATCGTATGGCTTATCAGTATTATGAAAAACTTTATAATGGGCAATCATAA